The genomic segment GCCGACGGACTCGTCGGACTTAAGTGGCGAGAGACACGTATGCTGTTTGGGAAGCCGGCCACGATAGAAAAGTGGATCACGGAGGAAAAGGAAAATGCGTTTTACACGACTCGGGCAGAAGACGGTGGTTTTGTGTTCCTTACTACAAATCGTATTTCAATGGGCAGCGCTGGTATCACATTGAAAGGTATTCATCAGACTCTACCACAAGGAATTGCTGCGCGGCTGAAAGCGTTGCCACTGGTCTTATTCAAGACTACAATCAAGAAGGCGATCATGCAAGACCTCAATGATATCAAGTCAGCCGTTGAACGTCCGTAAATAACAAATAATGGTCGAGTTTTGATTGCTCCCAACATAAGGCCGGGAACGGAACGTCGGAACACCTTGGTCGTTAATCGAAATAAAGTCAGTTAAATGTATTTGCTTGCGAAATATAAAATAGTAAGAGTTTGCAGTTGTTTGCTAATACTTACAGGATGTTACTCATACTTTTCCGTTGAGCAAACAAATTTAAGATTCCCAAAGACATTCGACAAGAATCAGGTCGAGAAGAAGAATATTGCTCTCATTGGTTTCAATCAATATGAATACTTTCAAGACTACTTTGATGTTGTTCATAAGCCAAAAAATGCCGTTGTTCTGCCTGGACGTCGCTATTATTACCCATCCAGATTTTTATATAGGGTTCCAGTAGCTTTCAAAGAAAGATATCTTATGAGAAACTTTG from the Leptospira hartskeerlii genome contains:
- a CDS encoding SRPBCC family protein, which encodes MIVEAQVTINAPITKVWATMTNIENTAGIISGIQRIEVVERPADGLVGLKWRETRMLFGKPATIEKWITEEKENAFYTTRAEDGGFVFLTTNRISMGSAGITLKGIHQTLPQGIAARLKALPLVLFKTTIKKAIMQDLNDIKSAVERP